Below is a genomic region from Deinococcus koreensis.
CTTCCGGGGCATGGAGCGCGCCAGCAACCCCTGGGGCATCTCCCGCGACAAGCGCCTGGAATGGGCCGAGGGCCTGAAAGTCCCCACCATCGACGAGAACCCCGAGCCCGACGTCATCTACTGGGTGGGCTGCGCGGCCGCCTACGATCCCGGCGCCCAGAAGGTGGCCCGCTCCTTCGTGCAGCTGCTGGACAAGGCCGGCGTGAACTACGCCGTGCTGGGCAAGAAGGAAGCGTGTACGGGCGACTCTGCGCGCCGCTCGGGCAACGAGTTCCTGTACCAGACGCTGGCGCAGGAGAACGTCGAGACGCTGAATGCCGTGCGCCCCAAGCTGATCGTGGCGACCTGCCCGCACTGCATGAACGCCATCGGGCACGAGTACAAGCAGCTCGGCGGGGACTACAAGACCATCCACCACACCGAGTACCTGGAAACGCTGGTCGCGGCGGGCCGGCTGCCAATGGCACAGCTCTCCGAGCACGTGACCTACCACGACCCCTGTTACCTGGGCCGCCACAACGGCGTGTACGACGCCCCCCGCACTCTGATCACGCAGATGGCCGGCGAGGTGCTGGAGCTGGAGCGCAGCCGCGAGAACTCGTTCTGCTGCGGGGCGGGCGGCGCCCAGTTCTGGAAGGAGGAGGAGGAGGGCCGCGAGCGCGTCTCGGACAACCGCTTCCGCGAGATCCAGGCGCGGCTGGACGGCGCCAAAGCCGCTTCGGACGAGTTCGAGCGGACAGGTGAGCAGCCGGGCAAGGTGCTGGCGGTCGGCTGCCCCTTCTGCAAGGCCATGATGAACTCCTCGCCCGAGAAGCAGAGCCGCGACGACATCGTGGTCAAGGACGTGGCCGAGCTGATGCTGGAGAGCGTGCAGCGCGCCGACGGCACCTTTGCCCAGCCCACCGGAGCCCAGCCCACCGGCCCGCTGCCGGACGCCACGCCGCTGGAGCAGCCCGAATACGCGAGTGCGCCGAACGCCCAGCTGCCCATGCACCGCACTGGCACGCACCCTGGCAGTGGCGCGCCCGCTGCGGTGGTCGGCCAGACCTCGGCGGACGTCATCAACGCGCAGCCCGGCAGCCCGGCCGCGAACGCCGACACGCAGCCCGAGGGGCAGGCCGCGCACCCCGAGGCGGCGACCGCCCGCAAATCCTGGAAGCCGAAGGCGGCGGACGACATGCAGGCCGCGGACGCCCCTCCCTCCACACCCGCCGAGGCCCCTGCCCGCAAGAGCTGGACTCCCAGGGGCGGAGACGACGTGAGCGCGGCGCCCGTCTCCGCCGCGCCGGCCCCCGACCCCTCGCCGGTGCCGACCCCGCTGAGCCCAGCGGCCTCCGACCCCTCGCCCACCCGCAAAGCCTGGGCGCCGAAGGCGAAACCGGCAGCCAGATCAGCAGACGACGTGAGCCCCGCTCCGGTGCAGACAGCGCCCGCCCCGGCCGCAGCTCAACCCGAGTCTTCAACTACGCCCACCCGCAAGGCCTGGGCCCCGAAAGCGAAGGCGGCCGAGACGCCGGCTGCGGACGCTCCGGTGCCGATCCCCGCGTCCAGCGCGGCAGCGGCCACTCCGCCCGCCCCGCTGGCTGAGGCTCCCGCCACGGGCGAGCGCCGGAAGTGGACTCCGGGAGCCGCGAAGGTCGCCCCTCAGACCGAGCCCTCCTCCGCTGACCCACTCCCCGCTGATCCTGTGGCTGTATCCACCGACCCCGCCCCCTCACCTGTAGGGCCGTCCGTCCAGACCTCGTCCCCTGAAGCGGCCGCCCCCTCGGACAGCGCCGCTCCAGCACAGGCGGTTCCTGCGGCCCCAGGCGAGCGCAAAAAGTGGGCACCGAAAGCGGCCGCCCAGGCGACTGCCCCGGTTCCCACGGCGCTGGACACCCCGGCGCTGGACACCCCGGCGCCAGCCGAGGCCGCGCCCATCACTGAGCACGTTCATCTGGAGCAGGTCGGGGAGAACGCGCTGGAGGAAGGGCAGCGGGCCACGAGCGAACCCGGCGCCGGGGGCCGCAAGAAGTGGGAGCCCCGGAAGAAGGACTGAGAAGCGGATAGATACGCGGGTCGGGCCGCCCCGGGCTTCGGGGCGGCCCTCCTTGGCCTTTACCACAAAGAGTGGTCTGGCTCACGCTAGTATTAACGAATGACCATCGCCATCGTCACTGATTCGACGAGTGACCTGAATACGCATCTGTGTGCCCGCCACGGCATCGAGAGCGTGCCTCTATACGTGCTGTTCGACGGCAAGATGCACAAGGACGGCCTGGAGATCACCCCGCCGGATCTGTTCGCGGGTCTGAAAGCGGGAAAGAAGACCCCCAGCACCAGCCAGCCCAGTCCGGCCGAATTTGCTGGGGCCTACTCGCGCGCCCTGGAAAAGGCCGATCAGGTGCTCAGCATTCATATCAGCGGCCTGCTCTCGGGCACCGTCGGGAGTGCCCGGCTGGCGGCCCAGGAATTCGATGGCCGGGTGACCGTGCTGGACACGGCCTCGGTCAGCATGGGTCTGGGGATGCGGGTGCTGCGCGCCGCCGAGCTGGCGGCCCAGGGGCGCAGCGTGCCCGAGATCGTGGAGGCGCTGGAGCGCGTCGGCTCACAGGCCGACCTGCGGTTTACGGTCGACACCCTGGACTTCCTGCGGATCAACGGCCGGATTGGCGGGGCCCAGGCGCTGCTGGGCGGCCTGCTGAACATCAAGCCCATCCTGGTGGTCAAGGGCGGCCGGGTGGAGTCGGGGGGGCGGGTGCGCGGCCACAAGAAGGCCATTCAGGATCTGGTCGAACATGTCCAGAAATACGCGGCAGCCCACGCCGGCACGCGGGCCGCCTTCCTGTACACCGTGGGCGGCGAGGCCTTCGTTCAGGAGGTGCGCTCGGGCCTGAGCGGCGTGGCCTTCGACGATCTGGGCGAACACTCGATCGGGGCGGTCGTGGCCACCCACGCGGGGCCAGGGGCGGTGGGCGTGGCCCTGGAACCGCTGAGTGCCTGAACGCCGGCAGGTGAAGCCGGTGCCCCTCCATTCAATCCTCTGCGCTTCCCCGGCCCGCCCCGGCTGGCTGCTGGCGCTCCTGCTGCTGCTGGGCCTGGGCAGCGGCTGCCGGCCCAGGACGGTGGGGGAGGGCGGCACCACGCCCGGGCGCGTGATCCTTCCGCGCGCCGCCGTGCCGGCCACACCCGAGGTCAGCCCCCCCGCGGGGCGCTCCCGGACCTTGCGCCGCACCGACGGCTGTCTGGAGCCGGCGCCGCGGGTGGCCAAGGCGCCTCCGCCCCCGCTCGCGCTGAGCGGCCGGCTGGGGCTCTGGGTGGCGCAGATCGATCCGCGCACGCTGGAGCCGGTTCGCGCGGTCGGCACCAACCCCGACAGCGTGTTCCCGCTCGCCAGCGCCTACAAGCAGGCGGTGCTCTGGGCGCTGCTGCGCGAGTTCGACCAGGGGCGGATTTCCCCCACGGAGCGCTTCACCGTGACCCGCCAGAACCAGTCGCTGGGGGCCTATCCCTTCGACGGCACCAACGTCCGGGCGCTGTCGGAGCGGATGATCCAGTCCAGCGACAACACGGCCACCGACATCCTGCACCGCCGGGTGGGTCTGCAGCGTGTCCAGAGCGTGGCCGACGATCTGGGCCTGTGCCTCACGCGGCTGATCCTGCCGACCCGCGACTGGTGGGTGGCGCAGTCGGGCCTCTCGGCGACCTTCAACGGCACCCGACAGTGGGCCGGGGCGCGCGGCGAACAGCGGGCCGCGCTGGCCGGGCGGATCGACCAGGACGCCCGGAAGTACCGTGCGGATGACGTGCAGCGCAAACTGGACGTGTATTTCGACCACCAATACACCCCGGACGACGATCTGCGCGCCCACAACATCAGCACTCCCTACGAGTTCTCCACCCTGATCGCCCACGAGTTCCTGCGCCCCGGCCTCTCCAGCCGCGCCCAGGCCTGGCAGCGCGAGGTGATGGCCCTGGGCCTGGGCCGCTCGGCGCTCCGGGCCGGCCGGGAGGGCAGGGTCGCTTGGTTCGGCGGCAAGGGCGGCAACGGCTGGCGCATCCTGAGCTACACGGGTTATTTCCGCACCAAGGATGGCCGGCATGTGGTCTTCGCCTTCATGCAGCACGGCGCCGACCAGACCTACACCATGCCGAACAGCCGCCGCGCCTTCGCCTGGATCAGCGCCGGAGTGGACGCCGTGCTGGGTTCGGAAGGCGCCCCACTGACGGCCAAGCGCTGAGGGGTGGGCCAGTCCGCGCCGCCTCCCGCGCTGCGCGTGAACGACACCCCCTCACCCTCCGCAAGCTGCTGGAGGTCGCCGCGATCGTCTGGGCCATTCTCTGGATTCGCCCGGCAGTCAGACGGCGGAGGCGTCGGCCTGCCGCAGCTCGGCGGCCAGCGCGGCGTCGAGGCGCTGCCGGACGCTGGCGTAGCTGCCCGCCACGCTGGCCCCGGCGGCCGACACGTGCCCGCCGCCCCCCAGCGCGACGGCCACGTTCTGGGCGCTGACCCCCCCCAGCGAGCGGATCGACAGCTTGACCTGCTCGCCGAAGTCCTTGACCATCACGGCCAGCTCGGCACCCTCGGCGCTTCGCAGCAGGCCCACATAGGATTCCACGTCCTCCCAGCTCGCGCCGGTTCGAGTGAGCATGGCGTCGTCGACCCGGGCCAGCACCACCCGGCCGCCGTGCAGGAACTCCAGCGTGCCCAGCACCTCGCGCAGCAGGCCGTAGTAGGTGCGCGGGTGTCGGCCCAGGTGCTCGTTGAGCCAGGCCAGCCGCGCGCCCTGGCGCAGCAGGTGGGCCGCGCACTCGAAGGCCTGCGGGGTCACGGAGCTGAAGCGGAAGCTGCCGGTATCGGTATTCAGACCCAGCATCAGGGGCGTGGCCACGGCCTCCGTCCAGGGGAGGCCCATGGCGTCGATCACGTCCGAGACGATCATGGCGGTCGCCGGGGTGGCCGGATCGACCACGCCGGCGGCGGCCTGGCGGCGGTTGGTGCCGTGGTGGTCGATGTTCACGACCGGGCCGCGGAAGGTGGTCAGGTCGGCGCCGGCCACCCGCGCGGGGTCGTTGTTGTCCACGTCCAGCACCACGGCCAGCGCGCCCTGCGGCCACTCGTCCAGCGGCTCGCACAGTTCGCCCGGCTGGGTCAGGAAGCGCAGGTAGCGGGGCACGACCATCGGCGCGAGCACCGTCCGGCCCTGGCTCCGCAGGGCGCGGGCCAGCCCCAGGACACTACCCAGCGCGTCGCCGTCGGGATTTTCATGGGCCAGGAGCACCAGCGGCCCGGCGTGGGCGTTCAAGGTGGCCGCGACATTCCGCACATCGTCGGCGTAGCCCGCATTGGAGACATTCTGCGGAGTCATCCCGCCGAGTATAGACGCCGCGCCGCCGACTGGGCGCGGTGGGGGGGAGTGCTGATCCGGACGCCGGCCGACGCTATCCTGCGGGGCGTGGCCCTGTCTCTGAATCTGGCGGCCCTCACCGACGAGGAGCTGCATCTGCTCTACGGAGACGAGCGGGCCCTGGCGGTGCTGCCCGAGGTCAGCCGCGCGCGCCTGAGCCGGCGTCCCGAGCCCGGCCCCGCCCTGCCCGCTTCCCTGGAGTTCCGCCCCCTCGCCGAGCGGCTGTGGGGTGCCACCCCCGAGCAGTCCCGCCTGCTGTCGGCCCTGGATCAGTCGCTGGGAGCCAGCGGCGCCGCCGCGCTCTCCGCCGTGGCCTGGGCCGAGGAGCCCAGCGGCGACTACCTGATGCCCTACCTGCTCCCGCCCGACACGGCCACCCTGCTGCGCTGGAACGAGACCGCCGGGACGCCAGGCGCCGTGCTGGAGGCCCTGACCTGGCTGCGCGACCAGGCCAGCGGCTTCTCCGGCGTGCTGACCACCAGCCGCCTGCGTGCCACCGTGCCCGCCCCGAGCGAGGAAATCGACGTCCACCACCATCCCGGACTCTCCACGGGGGAACTGCTGGAAGCGCACGCGGGCTACGTGCTCCGGCACGGCCGCACCCAGAAACGGAGTGCCGACGCCGACTGGTGGGCGCCCTGGCAGCAGCTGTATGCGCTCAACCTGACCGCCTGGGAGCGGCGCGGCCTGCTCCTGCAGCGGCCCGGCTGAGGGGCGGGGCAGGGCTTCAGGCTGGGAGGCAGTCTCCGAGCAGCCCGCTGAACTACCGTGGATATCTCTCGATATTTGAGTGGTATCTGAACAGCGCTGCCCCGGCCCCGCGGCCAATAGGCGACAATCGCCCCCATGACCGATGCCCCGACCGCCGAACCACACGCCCAGCAGCGATCCGGAGACCGGCACGTCGCCTTCGACTGGGGCG
It encodes:
- a CDS encoding heterodisulfide reductase-related iron-sulfur binding cluster, whose product is MLPLPHKITFFLFALAAGLFGLWGFVRLYRRIRRGAPASEARFDRPAARLLYALRTSLTQERTFRRRTVISTLHAFIFYGFVYYLLVNVIDGLEGYLNFHIDSAANPLFALYNVLADVMSFLVLVGVISLVVRRLFLPSRRDFRFTEKTLLHPLLRQNYMLRDGLIVSAFITFHVGSRVIGNAAKMAQEGGDAFQPFSTLMGTVFFGGLSEATLQGWRIFGYWGALGSVLAFLAYFPYTKHIHIFMAPLNYVLKRPVGSGVLPPMKGLEAAMESYEPRLGVEKLEELEWPRLLDAYACIQCNRCQDVCPANATGKALSPAALEINKRMELNVIAAHPSPFTLKPAPFEGGASTAHPLLEFAINEESVWACTTCGACMQVCPVQDEQMLDIIDIRRHQVMVAGEFPPQLQTAFRGMERASNPWGISRDKRLEWAEGLKVPTIDENPEPDVIYWVGCAAAYDPGAQKVARSFVQLLDKAGVNYAVLGKKEACTGDSARRSGNEFLYQTLAQENVETLNAVRPKLIVATCPHCMNAIGHEYKQLGGDYKTIHHTEYLETLVAAGRLPMAQLSEHVTYHDPCYLGRHNGVYDAPRTLITQMAGEVLELERSRENSFCCGAGGAQFWKEEEEGRERVSDNRFREIQARLDGAKAASDEFERTGEQPGKVLAVGCPFCKAMMNSSPEKQSRDDIVVKDVAELMLESVQRADGTFAQPTGAQPTGPLPDATPLEQPEYASAPNAQLPMHRTGTHPGSGAPAAVVGQTSADVINAQPGSPAANADTQPEGQAAHPEAATARKSWKPKAADDMQAADAPPSTPAEAPARKSWTPRGGDDVSAAPVSAAPAPDPSPVPTPLSPAASDPSPTRKAWAPKAKPAARSADDVSPAPVQTAPAPAAAQPESSTTPTRKAWAPKAKAAETPAADAPVPIPASSAAAATPPAPLAEAPATGERRKWTPGAAKVAPQTEPSSADPLPADPVAVSTDPAPSPVGPSVQTSSPEAAAPSDSAAPAQAVPAAPGERKKWAPKAAAQATAPVPTALDTPALDTPAPAEAAPITEHVHLEQVGENALEEGQRATSEPGAGGRKKWEPRKKD
- a CDS encoding DegV family protein, giving the protein MTIAIVTDSTSDLNTHLCARHGIESVPLYVLFDGKMHKDGLEITPPDLFAGLKAGKKTPSTSQPSPAEFAGAYSRALEKADQVLSIHISGLLSGTVGSARLAAQEFDGRVTVLDTASVSMGLGMRVLRAAELAAQGRSVPEIVEALERVGSQADLRFTVDTLDFLRINGRIGGAQALLGGLLNIKPILVVKGGRVESGGRVRGHKKAIQDLVEHVQKYAAAHAGTRAAFLYTVGGEAFVQEVRSGLSGVAFDDLGEHSIGAVVATHAGPGAVGVALEPLSA
- a CDS encoding serine hydrolase, with the protein product MPLHSILCASPARPGWLLALLLLLGLGSGCRPRTVGEGGTTPGRVILPRAAVPATPEVSPPAGRSRTLRRTDGCLEPAPRVAKAPPPPLALSGRLGLWVAQIDPRTLEPVRAVGTNPDSVFPLASAYKQAVLWALLREFDQGRISPTERFTVTRQNQSLGAYPFDGTNVRALSERMIQSSDNTATDILHRRVGLQRVQSVADDLGLCLTRLILPTRDWWVAQSGLSATFNGTRQWAGARGEQRAALAGRIDQDARKYRADDVQRKLDVYFDHQYTPDDDLRAHNISTPYEFSTLIAHEFLRPGLSSRAQAWQREVMALGLGRSALRAGREGRVAWFGGKGGNGWRILSYTGYFRTKDGRHVVFAFMQHGADQTYTMPNSRRAFAWISAGVDAVLGSEGAPLTAKR
- a CDS encoding DHH family phosphoesterase: MTPQNVSNAGYADDVRNVAATLNAHAGPLVLLAHENPDGDALGSVLGLARALRSQGRTVLAPMVVPRYLRFLTQPGELCEPLDEWPQGALAVVLDVDNNDPARVAGADLTTFRGPVVNIDHHGTNRRQAAAGVVDPATPATAMIVSDVIDAMGLPWTEAVATPLMLGLNTDTGSFRFSSVTPQAFECAAHLLRQGARLAWLNEHLGRHPRTYYGLLREVLGTLEFLHGGRVVLARVDDAMLTRTGASWEDVESYVGLLRSAEGAELAVMVKDFGEQVKLSIRSLGGVSAQNVAVALGGGGHVSAAGASVAGSYASVRQRLDAALAAELRQADASAV